In one Rhopalosiphum padi isolate XX-2018 chromosome 3, ASM2088224v1, whole genome shotgun sequence genomic region, the following are encoded:
- the LOC132923957 gene encoding bifunctional coenzyme A synthase-like translates to MANTGLLICSNPFRLLRIFPQIQRDVQSTLYVHFFPIPMLDKKTVRHRFMMIDAYKNLSPMNVDVRILLCGFKGTFDSQIATKRPVDVIFYDDHIKSEQLHHVMSSLSNKSPNCKTVFVQPNEAYSSIDTKETTQYDEMENELYESVVLGGTFDRLHKGHKILLSTAALKCTKKLTVGVTDISMLNSKKLKELIEPCNTRISNVEGFLKDIDPTLEYEVLPIYDIYGPTIHDPTFQMIILSEETMKGGELINEKRVKAGLRPLDILPVPLLEEDKTTSDCCDEEEQKISSSNYRMRLLGTLLKPPQPNNNIPSCPYIIGLTGGIASGKSSIANYLKDLGAFVINADTLAHRLYDINQPAYQDIIDVFGRSILTANNEVDRKKLGAIVFNNKDKLEQLNTIIWPLILQRVKSIIESTKDHNIVVLEAAVLLSANWQYHCHEIWVSIIPPNEATKRLQERNNLSEKQALDRINSQPSNCEYVKNANVLFSTLWSYNFTHVQIKRAWNSLSSRVSSIH, encoded by the exons atggccAATACTGGGTTGTTGATATGTTCTAATCCGTTTCGCCTGCTTCGCATTTTTCCGCAAATACAACGCGATGTACAGAGTACACTTTACGTCCATTTTTTCCCAATTCCAATGCTGGATAAGAAAACTGTACGACATAGATTCATGATGATTGATGCTTATAAAAATCTAAGTCCCATGAACGTGGATGTACGTATCCTTTTATGTGGTTTCAAGGGCACATTTGACTCTCAGATTGCTACTAAACGACCTGTAGATGTTATTTTCTATGACGACCACATAAAGTCTGAACAACTTCATCATGTAATGTCGTCATTAAGTAACAAGTCTCCTAATTGCAAGACTGTATTTGTGCAACCAAATGAAGCTTACAGCTCAATTGATACAAAGGAAACTACCCAATACGATGAAATGGAAAATGAACTGTACGAGAGTGTAGTTTTAGGCGGAACTTTTGATAGACTTCACAAaggtcataaaatattattaagtacagcTGCGCTAAAATGCACCAAAAAATTAACTGTGGGCGTTACCGACATTTCCATgttaaatt ctAAAAAATTAAAGGAACTTATTGAACCTTGTAATACTCGAATAAGTAATGTTGAAggatttttaaaagatattgaTCCAACATTAGAATATGAAGTATTgcctatttatgatatttatggtCCAACAATTCATGATCCTACATTTcag atgatTATTTTAAGTGAAGAAACCATGAAAGGTGGTGAGTTAATTAATGAGAAAAGAGTTAAAGCCGGTTTACGACCATTAGATATATTACCTGTGCCATTATTAGAGGAGGATAAAACAACGAGTGATTGTTGTGATGAAgaagaacaaaaaataagttCAAGCAATTATCGAATGAGATTGTTAGGTACACTTTTAAAACCAccacaa ccaaataataatataccctcATGTCCATATATTATTGGATTAACTGGTGGAATTGCAAGCGGAAAATCGTCTATTGCTAACTATTTAAAAGATCTAGGAGCTTTTGTAATTAATGCTGATACTTTAGCACATAGGCTTTATGATATAAATCAGCCTGCATATCAAGATATCATTGATGTGTTTGGTCGTAGCATACTGACAGCAAATAATGAAGTAGACAGAAAAAAATTAGGTGCcatagtttttaataacaag gATAAACTGgaacaattaaatacaataatttggcCTTTAATATTGCAAAGAGTAAAATCAATAATCGAATCGACCAAAGatcataatatagttgtattagAAGCAGCTGTTCTTTTAAGTGCAAATTGGCAATACCATTGTCATGAAATATGGGTTTCAATTATTCCACCAAACGAA gctaCCAAAAGACTTCAAGAGCGCAATAATTTGAGTGAAAAACAAGCGCTCGACCGAATTAATTCTCAGCCATCAAATTGTGAATATGTTAAAAAtgcaaatgttttattttcaacattgtGGAGCTATAATTTTACTCATGTTCAAATTAAAAGGGCATGGAATAGTCTTTCGAGTAGAGTTTCTAGTATtcactaa